From Loxodonta africana isolate mLoxAfr1 chromosome 2, mLoxAfr1.hap2, whole genome shotgun sequence, the proteins below share one genomic window:
- the ECSCR gene encoding endothelial cell-specific chemotaxis regulator isoform X3 yields MGTVGATQLCWAILGFLLLQGDFSSLSLTLKSTSSNTGDVPHSEPNRTSPLSSTGTPAPPKKASQVLIVTHERTTPGSSTMDGHSSSSLGLPRSQPQKHTSVLGAPHSSRSSGSPSGDTFYNITPKSTAMSLRTGEYLTILPSPTSESVLTVAAFGVISFIVILVVVVIVLVSVVSLRFKCRKNKESEDPQKPGSSGISESCSTANGEKDSITLISMKNINTNNSKRWSSAEKVL; encoded by the exons ATGGGGACCGTTGGAGCAACGCAGCTGTGCTGGGCGATCCTGGGCTTCCTTCTACTCCAAG GAGACTTCAGCAGTCTAAGTCTGACCTTAAAGTCAACGTCTTCCAACACAG GAGATGTCCCTCACTCAGAGCCTAACAGGACAAGTCCTTTGTCCAGCACTGGTACCCCAG CACCTCCAAAGAAGGCCTCACAGGTCCTCATCGTAACGCATGAACGCACCACACCAGGGTCAAGCACAATGGATGGTCATTCCTCATCCTCACTGGGCCTGCCTCGGTCCCAGCCACAGAAGCATACCTCAGTACTTG GTGCCCCACACAGCAGCAGAAGCAGCGGCAGCCCAAGTGGAG ATACATTCTATAACATTACCCCTAAATCGACCGCCATGAGCTTGAGGACAGGGGAATATTTGACCATCCTGCCTAGCCCCACGTCAGAGTCAGTGCTCACTGTGGCTGCATTTG GTGTTATCAGCTTTATTGTCATCCTGGTGGTTGTGGTGATCGTCCTAGTCAGTGTGGTCAGTCTAAGGTTTAAATGTCGGAAAAACAAGGAGTCTGAAG ATCCCCAGAAACCAGGGAGTTCGGGGATATCTGAAAG CTGCTCCACAGCCAATGGTGAGAAAGACAGCATCACCCTCATCTCCATGAAGAATATCAACACGAATAACAGCAAAAGATGGTCCTCAGCAGAGAAG GTTCTGTAA
- the ECSCR gene encoding endothelial cell-specific chemotaxis regulator isoform X1, with product MGTVGATQLCWAILGFLLLQGDFSSLSLTLKSTSSNTGDVPHSEPNRTSPLSSTGTPAPPKKASQVLIVTHERTTPGSSTMDGHSSSSLGLPRSQPQKHTSVLGAPHSSRSSGSPSGDTFYNITPKSTAMSLRTGEYLTILPSPTSESVLTVAAFGVISFIVILVVVVIVLVSVVSLRFKCRKNKESEDPQKPGSSGISESCSTANGEKDSITLISMKNINTNNSKRWSSAEKVRFSCFLPLFPKFTFPLLF from the exons ATGGGGACCGTTGGAGCAACGCAGCTGTGCTGGGCGATCCTGGGCTTCCTTCTACTCCAAG GAGACTTCAGCAGTCTAAGTCTGACCTTAAAGTCAACGTCTTCCAACACAG GAGATGTCCCTCACTCAGAGCCTAACAGGACAAGTCCTTTGTCCAGCACTGGTACCCCAG CACCTCCAAAGAAGGCCTCACAGGTCCTCATCGTAACGCATGAACGCACCACACCAGGGTCAAGCACAATGGATGGTCATTCCTCATCCTCACTGGGCCTGCCTCGGTCCCAGCCACAGAAGCATACCTCAGTACTTG GTGCCCCACACAGCAGCAGAAGCAGCGGCAGCCCAAGTGGAG ATACATTCTATAACATTACCCCTAAATCGACCGCCATGAGCTTGAGGACAGGGGAATATTTGACCATCCTGCCTAGCCCCACGTCAGAGTCAGTGCTCACTGTGGCTGCATTTG GTGTTATCAGCTTTATTGTCATCCTGGTGGTTGTGGTGATCGTCCTAGTCAGTGTGGTCAGTCTAAGGTTTAAATGTCGGAAAAACAAGGAGTCTGAAG ATCCCCAGAAACCAGGGAGTTCGGGGATATCTGAAAG CTGCTCCACAGCCAATGGTGAGAAAGACAGCATCACCCTCATCTCCATGAAGAATATCAACACGAATAACAGCAAAAGATGGTCCTCAGCAGAGAAGGTGcgtttttcctgttttcttcctctctttcccaagTTCACCTTCCCCCTCCTCTTCTAG
- the ECSCR gene encoding endothelial cell-specific chemotaxis regulator isoform X2, which translates to MGTVGATQLCWAILGFLLLQGDFSSLSLTLKSTSSNTGDVPHSEPNRTSPLSSTGTPAPPKKASQVLIVTHERTTPGSSTMDGHSSSSLGLPRSQPQKHTSVLDTFYNITPKSTAMSLRTGEYLTILPSPTSESVLTVAAFGVISFIVILVVVVIVLVSVVSLRFKCRKNKESEDPQKPGSSGISESCSTANGEKDSITLISMKNINTNNSKRWSSAEKVRFSCFLPLFPKFTFPLLF; encoded by the exons ATGGGGACCGTTGGAGCAACGCAGCTGTGCTGGGCGATCCTGGGCTTCCTTCTACTCCAAG GAGACTTCAGCAGTCTAAGTCTGACCTTAAAGTCAACGTCTTCCAACACAG GAGATGTCCCTCACTCAGAGCCTAACAGGACAAGTCCTTTGTCCAGCACTGGTACCCCAG CACCTCCAAAGAAGGCCTCACAGGTCCTCATCGTAACGCATGAACGCACCACACCAGGGTCAAGCACAATGGATGGTCATTCCTCATCCTCACTGGGCCTGCCTCGGTCCCAGCCACAGAAGCATACCTCAGTACTTG ATACATTCTATAACATTACCCCTAAATCGACCGCCATGAGCTTGAGGACAGGGGAATATTTGACCATCCTGCCTAGCCCCACGTCAGAGTCAGTGCTCACTGTGGCTGCATTTG GTGTTATCAGCTTTATTGTCATCCTGGTGGTTGTGGTGATCGTCCTAGTCAGTGTGGTCAGTCTAAGGTTTAAATGTCGGAAAAACAAGGAGTCTGAAG ATCCCCAGAAACCAGGGAGTTCGGGGATATCTGAAAG CTGCTCCACAGCCAATGGTGAGAAAGACAGCATCACCCTCATCTCCATGAAGAATATCAACACGAATAACAGCAAAAGATGGTCCTCAGCAGAGAAGGTGcgtttttcctgttttcttcctctctttcccaagTTCACCTTCCCCCTCCTCTTCTAG